A stretch of the Methanobacterium veterum genome encodes the following:
- a CDS encoding putative glycoside hydrolase has product MLIILILALLSINNISAATGNQTGNITNTSEIQQNNTNITNNNNTTIQSSSKTTNNSNITNNNSTTQSNEAAGGSSYSKVKGIWLKAEDVNNLNVTALKNLGITDVFVKTNLISTPTYPSVLTSILQKLQGTNIRVHAWITCFIDANGNWVNPANTTQQQFLINSITTIVKNYDIDGINLDYVRYPGTAYKYTDATGTITSFVQRVYDTVKSLNSSIAISADVMPEGSVNAYYYGQDYAQLAKYLDFIVPMVYKGNYGYTSSTSTYSISNGTTWIGKQISYIVSQAGSTPVIAGLQTYRSDSNVTSIPAGELQNDINAAIDNGSSGYALFRYGLINSNFSVDSTSPTVTSVDPVNNAVNVPVNKTIKVTFSEPIKLGTSGI; this is encoded by the coding sequence ATGCTAATCATTTTAATCTTAGCATTGCTCAGTATAAATAACATATCTGCCGCTACAGGAAACCAAACCGGAAATATAACTAATACTAGCGAAATACAACAAAATAACACCAATATAACAAATAACAACAATACAACTATTCAAAGCTCCTCTAAAACTACCAATAATTCGAATATAACAAATAACAACAGCACTACACAATCTAATGAAGCCGCTGGTGGAAGTTCGTACTCAAAAGTAAAGGGAATCTGGTTAAAAGCTGAAGATGTGAATAATTTAAACGTTACGGCACTTAAAAACTTAGGGATTACAGATGTATTCGTTAAAACGAATCTAATTTCTACTCCAACGTATCCAAGTGTCTTAACCTCTATTCTACAGAAATTACAAGGTACTAATATACGAGTTCATGCATGGATTACATGTTTCATAGATGCAAACGGTAACTGGGTTAATCCAGCAAATACAACTCAACAACAGTTTTTAATTAACAGCATCACTACTATCGTGAAAAATTATGACATAGACGGGATCAATCTGGACTACGTAAGATATCCTGGAACAGCATACAAGTATACTGATGCAACAGGGACCATAACCTCATTCGTACAACGGGTTTATGATACGGTTAAATCATTAAATTCATCAATAGCAATTTCAGCGGATGTGATGCCTGAAGGATCTGTGAATGCGTATTACTACGGTCAAGACTACGCTCAGCTTGCAAAATACCTTGATTTTATAGTCCCAATGGTTTACAAAGGTAATTATGGGTACACCAGCTCAACCAGTACTTACAGTATAAGTAATGGTACAACATGGATAGGAAAACAAATTTCTTATATAGTCAGCCAAGCTGGCAGTACACCGGTCATAGCTGGTCTTCAGACTTACCGTTCAGATAGTAATGTAACATCAATACCTGCAGGTGAATTACAAAACGACATAAATGCAGCAATAGACAACGGATCATCAGGATACGCATTGTTTAGATATGGACTAATTAACAGCAATTTCAGTGTCGACAGTACTTCACCAACTGTTACGAGTGTTGATCCTGTAAATAATGCTGTAAACGTTCCAGTTAATAAAACTATTAAAGTTACATTCAGCGAACCAATAAAACTAGGAACATCAGGAATA